The Opisthocomus hoazin isolate bOpiHoa1 chromosome 30, bOpiHoa1.hap1, whole genome shotgun sequence genome has a window encoding:
- the CERS2 gene encoding ceramide synthase 2 — protein MFQTLYSYFWWERLWLPANLTWADLEDRDGRVYAKASDLYITLPLAFLFLIVRHLFETYVATPLAGLLNVKEKIRLKATPNAVLEKFYAATTKHPKQADVEMLSKKSGCTVRQVERWFRRRRNQDRPSLLKKFREASWRFTFYLLAFIAGMAVIVDKPWFYDLREVWKGYPIQSMLPSQYWYYMIELSFYWSLLFSIASDVKRKDFKEQIIHHVATIILISFSWFANYIRAGTLIMALHDSADYLLESAKMFNYAGWRNTCNNIFIVFAAVFIVTRLVILPFWIMHCTVVYPLDLYPAFFGYYFFNFMMVVLQSLHIFWAYFIIRMAQKFITGKVVEDERSDREETDNSEEEEEAAKNGPLSNGHPVLNNNHRKTD, from the exons atgTTCCAGACCCTGTACAGCTACTTCTGGTGGGAGCGGCTCTGGCTCCCGGCGAACCTCACCTGGGCCGACCTGGAGGACCGGGATGGGCGCGTCTACGCCAAGGCCTCCGACCTCTACAtcaccctgcccttggccttcctcttcctcatcgTGCGGCACCTCTTTGAGAC GTACGTGGCCACCCCCCTGGCCGGGCTGCTGAACGTCAAGGAGAAGATCAGGTTAAAAGCCACCCCCAACGCCGTGCTGGAGAAGTTTTACGCTGCCACCACCAAGCACCCCAAGCag GCCGACGTGGAGATGCTCTCCAAGaagagcggctgcacggtgcggcAAGTGGAGCGCTGGTTTCGCCGCCGCCGCAACCAGGACCGGCCCAGCCTGCTGAAGAAGTTCAGGGAGGCCAG TTGGCGATTCACCTTTTACCTTCTTGCTTTCATTGCTGGCATGGCTGTCATAGTGGAT AAGCCCTGGTTCTACGACCTGCGGGAGGTGTGGAAGGGGTACCCCATCCAG AGCATGCTGCCCTCCCAGTACTGGTACTACATGATCGAGCTCTCCTTCTACTGGTCCCTGCTCTTCAGCATCGCCTCCGACGTCAAGCGCAAg GACTTCAAAGAGCAAATCATCCACCACGTCGCCACCATCATCCTCATCAGCTTCTCCTGGTTCGCCAACTACATCCGCGCGGGGACCCTCATCATGGCCCTGCACGACTCGGCGGACTATCTGCTGGAG TCCGCCAAGATGTTCAACTACGCCGGCTGGAGAAACACCTGCAACAACATCTTCATCGTCTTCGCTGCCGTCTTCATCGTCACCCGCCTGGTCATCCTGCCCTTCTG GATCATGCACTGCACGGTGGTCTACCCGCTGGACCTCTACCCGGCCTTCTTCGGCTACTACTTCTTCAACTTCATGATGGTGGTGCTGCAGTCGCTGCACATCTTCTGGGCCTACTTCATCATCCGCATGGCCCAGAAGTTCATAACTGGAAAG GTAGTGGAGGATGAGAGGAGCGACCGTGAAGAGACGGACAactctgaggaggaggaggaggcagcgaaGAACGGGCCCCTCTCCAACGGCCACCCCGTCCTCAACAACAACCACCGCAAAACCGACTGA
- the SETDB1 gene encoding LOW QUALITY PROTEIN: histone-lysine N-methyltransferase SETDB1 (The sequence of the model RefSeq protein was modified relative to this genomic sequence to represent the inferred CDS: inserted 1 base in 1 codon), whose amino-acid sequence MQLPVWRXPPFSFSPATGGAAGPGPRGLGAAAMDSQEIKELQQEVMEELGISMEELQDIIDKELEKFECVKQRKQQLEELEKCVKQKEEEVARVDRLFDDATRAIDKCEILVKDLYSKLGLQYRESSSEDEDLAAKATEVIEIPDEDDDDVMSIDSGWKHGSSSPRIAKDQTLLREAMAAMRKSALDVQRFMDAVNKKTNAQDAQKGAQTPQETPGTVQPAGPAAAGSDLSSDGDLNVGMRILGKKRTKTWHKGTLIAIQTVGAGKKYKVKFDNKGKSLLSGNHIAYDYHPSPEKHYVGSRVVAKYKDGNQVWLYAGIVAETPNVKNKDRFLIFFDDGYASYVKEWELYPICRPLKKTWEDIEDVSCRDFIEEYITAYPNRPMVLLKNGQLIKTEWEGTWWKSRVEEVDGSLVKILFLDDKRCEWIYRGSTRLEPMFSMKTSTASTQEKKQSGQARTRPNVGAVRSKGPVVQYTQDLAGAGTQYKPLEQMQAASLAARSASPQLAEMECSDSQLAQSRKQVAKKSTSFRPGSVGSGQSSPSSPVLSDTPAAGRTGASQQHRLSSGPAGSATAQAFHGMMDRVPNEPSYRAPLEKLFYLPHVCSYTCLSRVRPIRSDQYRSKNPLLIPLLYDFRRMTARRRINRKMGFHVLYKTPCGLCLRTMQEIERYLFETDCDFLFLEMFCLDPYVLVDRKFQPYKPYYYIADITKGREDVPLSCVNEIDNTPPPQVAYSKERIPGKGVYINTSWEFLVGCDCKDGCRDKSKCACHQLTVQATGCTPGGQINPNSGYQHKRLEECLPTGVYECNKRCKCNINMCTNRLVQHGLQVRLQLFKTQNKGWGIRCLDDIAKGSFVCIYAGKILTDDFADKEGLEMGDEYFANLDHIESVENFKEGYESDAKCSSDSSGVDLKDEEEENTGTEEQEESNEDSSDDNFCKDEDFSTSSVWRSYATRRQTRGQKENGLSETASKDSGLTRQISHDETAVAASCKLPVSEETSKNKVASWLSSNSMSDGFQDNDSASSFKMSEGSDAKASKTELPGEREKASASALGDADGESKAPKKDEPEDPTKIPGLSDLGRLYGYNPSPPKLEGIRRPTSKTALLQSRRHSLAPQPATDDVLTLLSSTDSEGENGQAAAGQAQGTTNDSDDIQTISSGSEEEEGDDKKNPSSGSGHVKRQVAVKSTRGFALKSTHGIAIKSTNMAAADKGESAPVRRTTRQFYDGEESCYIIDAKLEGNLGRYLNHSCSPNLFVQNVFVDTHDLRFPWVAFFASKRIRAGTELTWDYNYEVGSVEGKELLCCCGAIECRGRLL is encoded by the exons gaggaagcagcagctggaggagctggagaagtgcgtgaagcagaaggaagaagaggtGGCTCGCGTTGACCGGCTCTTTGACGACGCTACGAG agcCATTGATAAATGCGAGATACTGGTGAAGGATCTGTACTCCAAGCTGGGCCTGCAGTACCgcgagagcagctctgaggacgaGGACTTGGCCGCCAAGGCCACGGAAGTGATTGAGATCCCGGATGAGGACGACGATGACGTCATGAGTATCGATTCGGGCTGGAAGCACG GCAGTAGTAGTCCCAGAATCGCGAAGGATCAGACTCTG CTGCGGGAAGCCATGGCTGCGATGAGAAAGTCTGCCCTGGATGTTCAGAGGTTTATGGATGCCGTGAACAAGAAAACAAATGCCCAGGATGCCCAAAAAG GTGCACAGACCCCTCAGGAAACTCCTGGCACTGTCCAGCCCGCTGGCCCTGCGGCGGCTGGGAGTGATCTCAGCAGTGACGGTGACCTGAACGTTGGCATGAGGATCCTGGGAAAAAAGAGAACCAAAACGTGGCACAAAGGAACGCTGATTGCAATCCAGACGGTCG GTGCTGGGAAGAAGTACAAAGTGAAATTTGACAATAAAGGGAAGAGTTTGCTCTCTGGCAATCACATCGCTTACGACTATCACCCCTCGCCTGAGAAGCACTACGTTGGCAGCAGGGTTGTGGCGAAGTACAAAGATGGGAATCAGGTTTGGCTGTATGCTGGCATTGTGGCTGAAACCCCAAACGTGAAGAATAAAGACAG GTTCCTGATCTTCTTTGACGATGGCTACGCTTCGTATGTCAAGGAGTGGGAGCTGTACCCAATCTGCAGGCCAC TGAAAAAGACCTGGGAAGACATAGAGGATGTTTCCTGTCGCGATTTCATCGAGGAGTACATCACGGCCTACCCCAACCGTCCCATGGTGCTGCTGAAGAACGGCCAGCTGATCAAAACGGAGTGGGAAGGGACCTGGTGGAAATCCAGAGTGGAAGAAGTGGACGGCAGTCTGGTCAAAATCCTTTTCCTG GATGACAAACGCTGTGAGTGGATTTACCGGGGTTCCACGCGCCTCGAGCCCATGTTCAGCATGAAAACTTCCACAGCCTCCACCCAAGAGAAGAAGCAAAGTGGACAAGCACGGACTCGTCCCAATGTCG GTGCTGTCAGGAGCAAAGGGCCTGTAGTACAATACACGCAGGATTTAGCGGGAGCTGGTACCCAGTACAAGCCTCTAGAGCAGATGCAGGCAGCCTCACTGGCTGCACGGTCCGCTTCTCCGCAGCTTGCTGAGATGGA ATGCTCCGACAGCCAGCTGGCCCAGTCCAGAAAGCAAGTGGCCAAGAAAAGCACTTCCTTCCGTCCTGGCTCCGTGGGCTCTGGGCAGTCGTCACCTTCCTCGCCCGTCCTAAGCGATACCCCCGCGGCGGGAAGGACCGGGGCGTCCCAGCAGCATCG GCTCTCCAGCGGCCCGGCCGGCAGTGCCACGGCGCAGGCCTTCCACGGCATGATGGACCGCGTGCCCAACGAGCCCTCGTACCGCGCCCCGCTGGAGAAGCTCTTCTACCTGCCACACGTCTGCAGCTACACCTGCCTGTCCCGCGTCCGTCCCATCCGCAGCGATCAGTACCGCAGCAAGAACCCCCTGCTCATCCCGCTGCTCTACGACTTCCGACGGATGACGGCCCGCCGACGGATCAACCGCAAGATGGGCTTCCACGTCCTCTACAAGACGCCGTGCGGGCTGTGCCTGCGAACCATGCAGGAGATCGAACGCTACCTCTTTGAGACAGACTGCGACTTCCTTTTCCTGGAGATGTTCTGCCTGGACCCGTACGTGCTGGTCGATCGCAAGTTCCAGCCCTACAAACCCTACTACTACATCGCAGACATCACCAAGGGCAGGGAGGACGTGCCGCTGTCCTGCGTCAACGAGATCGACAACACGCCGCCTCCGCAGGTGGCCTACAGCAAAGAACGCATCCCCGGCAAAGGGGTGTACATCAACACCAGCTGGGAGTTCCTCGTGGGCTGCGACTGCAAAGACGGCTGCAGAGACAA ATCGAAATGTGCCTGTCACCAGCTGACGGTCCAGGCGACCGGCTGCACCCCGGGTGGGCAGATCAACCCCAACTCCGGATACCAGCACAAGAGGCTGGAAGAATGCCTCCCGACAGG AGTTTACGAGTGCAACAAGAGGTGCAAGTGCAACATCAACATGTGCACCAATCGCTTGGTCCAGCACGGGCTCCAAGTCCGACTGCAGTTATTCAAGACGCAGAACAAAGGCTGGGGCATTCGCTGCCTGGATGATATTGCTAAAGGCTCCTTTGTCTGCATCTACGCAG GGAAAATCCTCACGGATGACTTTGCCGACAAAGAGGGGTTAGAGATGGGTGACGAGTATTTTGCAAACCTGGATCACATTGAGAGTGTGGAGAACTTCAAGGAGGGCTACGAGAGCGACGCAAAATGCTCTTCTGACAGCAGCGGGGTGGACCTCAAGGACGAAGAGGAGGAGAACACAGgcactgaggagcaggaggagtcCAACGAGGACAGCTCTGATGACAACTTCTGCAAGGACGAGGACTTCAGCACCAGCTCGGTGTGGCGCAGCTATGCCACACGACGGCAGACCCGGGGCCAGAAGGAGAACGGGCTGTCGGAGACAGCCTCCAAGGACTCGGGGCTCACCCGGCAGATCAGCCACGACGAGACGGCGGTGGCTGCCTCCTGTAAGCTGCCGGTGTCCGAGGAGACCTCCAAGAACAAAGTGGCCTCGTGGCTGAGCTCCAACAGCATGTCTGACGGCTTCCAGGACAACGACAGCGCCTCCTCCTTCAAGATGAGCGAAGGCAGCGACGCCAAGGCCAGCAAAACGGAGCTGCCTGGAGAGCGAGAGAAGGCCTCCGCTTCCGCCCTGGGCGACGCGGACGGAGAGTCAAAGGCGCCgaagaaagat GAGCCGGAAGATCCAACCAAAATTCCCGG GCTCAGCGACCTGGGACGGCTGTACGGCTAcaaccccagcccccccaaactGGAAGGGATCCGGCGGCCGACGAGCAAGACggccctgctgcagagcaggcgCCATtccctcgccccgcagcccgccaCGGAC GACGTGCTGACCCTGCTGAGCAGCACGGACAGCGAGGGCGAGAacgggcaggcggcggcggggcaggcccAGGGCACCACCAACGACAGCGACGACATCCAGACCATTTCCTCGGGctccgaggaggaggaaggcgacgACAAGAAGAACCCCTCGTCTGGCTCGG GCCACGTGAAGAGGCAGGTGGCGGTGAAATCCACCCGCGGCTTCGCCCTGAAGTCGACTCACGGCATCGCCATCAAGTCAACCAACATGGCAGCGGCCGACAAGGGCGAGAGCGCGCCCGTCCGCAGAACCACGCGCCAGTTCTACGACGGAGAGGAGTCCTGTTACATCATCGACGCCAAGCTGGAGGGGAACCTGGGCCGCTACCTCAAC CACAGCTGCAGCCCGAACCTCTTCGTGCAGAACGTTTTTGTGGACACGCACGACCTCCGCTTCCCCTGGGTCGCCTTCTTTGCCAGCAA GAGGATACGAGCCGGCACAGAGCTGACGTGGGATTACAACTACGAAGTAGGCAGCGTGGAAGGcaaagagctgctgtgctgctgcggaGCGATCGAGTGCCGAGGGCGGCTGCTGTGA